From the Ostrinia nubilalis chromosome 8, ilOstNubi1.1, whole genome shotgun sequence genome, one window contains:
- the LOC135073968 gene encoding uncharacterized protein LOC135073968, which yields MPPILSKQAKIALVAATIVATSPLHNQRKRRKEWAKFYLRNRQQYSHMNLIKDLDDKDFRIYLRMSSEAFIELLDLVKPHVTKSDTVMRQAVSAEERLVATLKFLASGREFRELKFSTSISSQLLSEIIPETCEAIYTVLKNYVKVPETEDAWLQIATDFERKWQFSHCLGAIDGKHIIIEKPPQSGSLYYNYKGTFSVVLLGIVNANYEFIYVNAGANGSVSDGGVFKHTVFYEKLVNNQLHLPTPSALPTSDLIAPYCFVADNAFAINENLLKPYPQRNLTHDKRIYNYRLCRARRIVENAFGILAERFRVFKKPIQINVKNVPKVVMASCALHNYLRKKSCNYMTRNCVDLEDTEKYTYRPGDWRQNDNTVSVNRTERQRTADGNSVRQIFTEYFNNQGRVNFQDRMINVLNI from the exons ATGCCGCCTATTCTATCAAAACAGGCCAAAATTGCATTAGTTGCGGCAACTATCGTTGCTACATCGCCATTACATAACCAAcgaaaaagaagaaaagaatGGGCAAAATTTTATCTCAGAAACAGACAACAGTACAGTCATATGAATCTCATTAAAGATCTCGATGATAAAGATTTTCGTATATATCTTCGAATGAGTTCCGAAGCATTTATTGAATTGTTGGATCTTGTGAAACCACATGTAACTAAATCCGATACAGTTATGCGACAAGCTGTGAGTGCTGAAGAGAGATTGGTGGCTACTTTAAAATTTCTAGCGTCTGGTAGAGAATTCAGAGAACTTAAATTCAGCACTAGTATATCATCACAATTACTATCAGAGATAATACCAGAGACCTGTGAAGCAATCTATACAGTGCTCAAAAACTATGTGAAG GTTCCTGAAACAGAAGATGCTTGGCTACAAATAGCAACAGATTTTGAAAGGAAGTGGCAGTTCAGTCATTGCTTGGGTGCCATTGATGGCAAGCACATCATCATCGAAAAGCCACCACAGTCTGGTTCATTATATTACAACTACAAAGGAACATTCAGTGTAGTTTTACTTGGTATCGTAAATGCCAATTACGAATTTATTTACGTGAATGCAGGCGCAAATGGCAGTGTTTCTGATGGCGGAGTATTTAAACATAcagttttttatgaaaaattagTGAATAATCAATTACATTTACCAACACCTTCTGCCTTGCCTACATCGGATCTTATTGCGCCATATTGTTTTGTTGCAGATAACGCATTCGCTATTaatgaaaaccttttaaaacCCTACCCACAGAGAAATTTGACACATGACAAAAGAATTTATAACTATAGATTATGCAGGGCTAGAAGAATTGTCGAAAATGCATTCGGTATTTTAGCCGAACGTTTTAGAGTATTTAAAAAACCTATACAAATTAATGTCAAAAATGTACCAAAAGTGGTAATGGCTTCATGCGCATTACACAATTATTTGAGGAAAAAGTCTTGCAACTACATGACAAGGAACTGTGTCGATTTGGAGGACACTGAAAAATACACCTACCGGCCGGGAGATTGGCGACAAAATGACAACACTGTGAGTGTTAATAGAACAGAAAGGCAACGCACTGCAGATGGTAATTCTGTTAGGCAAATATTTACAGAATATTTTAACAATCAAGGGCGTGTTAATTTTCAAGATAGAATGATTAATGTTCTGAATATTTAA